DNA from Kitasatospora herbaricolor:
GTGAGCGCGAGGGCGGCGGTCAGGGCGACGGCGGCCGCGCCGAGCAGCCGGGGTGCGCCGTGGCGGGCGGCGCGGGTACGCGTGGTGGTACGAGACATTGCTGGTTCCGATCGTGCGCGCTGGTCTCACCGGCCGGGCCGTACGAGGTGGGTACGGCCCGGCCGACGCGGGGACCTCCCGGCCGGGGCCGGGGGGAGGGTCAGGAGGCGGCGCTGTCGCCCTTGCGGCGCAGGCCGAGGAAGCCGACGCCGGCGCCGATCACGCCGACGACGATGCCGACCACGCCGAGCACCCGGGCGGTGGAGTCGCCGGTGGAGCTGCTCGTCTTGGCGGCGGAGTCCTGCGAGGCGGTGGCCTCGGCGTGGTGCCCGTCGGCGGCCGGGGAAGCGCCGGCGGCCGCGGGGGCCTTGGTGAGGGTCAGCACGGGCGCGGGCTTGGCGGGCTCGGGCTGACCCTCCTTGGCCTCGTCGATCCAGCGGACGACCTCGCCGTTGTCGTAGCTCTGCAGGGCCTTGAAGGTCAGGCTCTCGGTGTCGGTGGGCAGCGGGCCGAGCGAGACCCGGAACTCCTGGAACTGCCCGGCGGCGATCTTCGTGCCGGGGTCGGCGGTCCAGGTGATCTTCGAGACGGCCTCGTTGACGTCGCTGCCGTGCACCTTGATCGGCTTG
Protein-coding regions in this window:
- a CDS encoding YcnI family copper-binding membrane protein, with product MRSTPARRIAGIALATAAGVVALAGPAFAHVTVQPGNAQQGGYTAVDFRVPNESDTASTVKLEVSLPMDHPLASVRTLPLPGWTATLEKSKLDKPIKVHGSDVNEAVSKITWTADPGTKIAAGQFQEFRVSLGPLPTDTESLTFKALQSYDNGEVVRWIDEAKEGQPEPAKPAPVLTLTKAPAAAGASPAADGHHAEATASQDSAAKTSSSTGDSTARVLGVVGIVVGVIGAGVGFLGLRRKGDSAAS